The Thermodesulfovibrionales bacterium genome includes a window with the following:
- a CDS encoding ABC transporter ATP-binding protein, with the protein MNHLVEARGIEKSFYVLAGELKILRGVDISLEEAEVVGIVGASGVGKSTFLHILGTLDRPTAGRVIYGGTDVFSMDAASLSSFRNSTIGFVFQFHHLLPEFTAIENVMMPGIVSSQDRRELKSRAEKILSELGLFERKDHRPGELSGGEQQRVAVARALILDPKVVLADEPTGNLDTATGEDLFNLLLRLNRDRGITFVIV; encoded by the coding sequence ATGAACCACCTCGTTGAGGCCAGAGGGATAGAGAAATCCTTTTACGTCCTGGCCGGAGAACTCAAGATACTGAGAGGCGTTGACATCTCCCTAGAGGAGGCCGAGGTCGTCGGGATCGTCGGCGCGTCGGGCGTCGGCAAAAGCACCTTTCTCCATATCCTCGGGACGCTCGACCGTCCAACAGCGGGAAGGGTCATCTACGGGGGCACCGATGTCTTTTCGATGGATGCCGCCTCCCTCTCCTCATTCAGAAACAGCACGATAGGGTTTGTCTTCCAGTTTCACCATCTCCTTCCTGAATTCACTGCAATAGAGAATGTGATGATGCCCGGCATCGTCTCATCTCAGGACCGCCGCGAGCTGAAATCACGCGCCGAAAAGATACTCTCCGAACTCGGCCTCTTCGAAAGGAAAGACCACCGACCGGGCGAACTGTCGGGAGGAGAGCAGCAGAGGGTCGCCGTCGCGAGGGCATTGATCCTTGACCCGAAGGTCGTCCTTGCCGATGAGCCGACAGGCAACCTCGACACGGCGACAGGAGAAGATCTCTTCAACCTTCTCTTGCGATTGAACAGGGATAGGGGAATCACCTTTGTGATAGTCA